The proteins below come from a single Balaenoptera ricei isolate mBalRic1 chromosome 17, mBalRic1.hap2, whole genome shotgun sequence genomic window:
- the LOC132351584 gene encoding ubiquitin-conjugating enzyme E2 D3-like yields MALKRINKELRDLARDPPAQCSAGPVGDDMFHWQATIMAPNDSPYQGGVFFLTIHFPTDYPFKPPKVAFTTRIYHPNVNSNGSICLDILRSQWFPALTISKVLLSICSLLCDPNPDDPLVPEIAWIYKTDRDKYNRISREWTQKYAM; encoded by the coding sequence ATGGCGCTGAAACGGATTAATAAGGAACTTCGTGATTTGGCCCGTGACCCTCCAGCACAATGTTCTGCAGGTCCAGTTGGGGATGATATGTTTCATTGGCAAGCCACAATTATGGCACCTAATGACAGCCCGTATCAAGGCGGTGTATTCTTTTTGACAATTCATTTTCCTACAGACTACCCCTTCAAACCACCTAAGGTTGCATTTACAAcaagaatttatcatccaaaTGTTAACAGTAATGGCAGCATTTGTCTCGATATTCTAAGATCACAGTGGTTTCCTGCTTTAACTATTTCTAAAGTTCTTTTATCCATTTGTTCACTGCTATGTGATCCAAACCCAGATGACCCCCTAGTGCCAGAGATTGCATGGATCTATAAAACAGACAGAGATAAGTACAACAGAATATCTCGGGAATGGACTCAGAAGTATGCCATGTGA